One region of Turicibacter bilis genomic DNA includes:
- a CDS encoding DUF3784 domain-containing protein has product MENMPLTIFTLIMAIFFFIFATIFALLKEKACLLISGYNFKSKKERLKYDEKRLSLDMRNNFITYGIIFVIGSIPTYFFGMWCFILTIIIWLIYFFKNVHLDDKKAFDKYKK; this is encoded by the coding sequence ATGGAAAATATGCCCTTAACCATTTTCACTCTAATAATGGCAATATTTTTTTTCATTTTTGCCACTATTTTTGCTTTATTAAAAGAAAAAGCATGTCTCTTAATTTCAGGTTATAACTTCAAATCGAAAAAAGAACGTCTTAAATATGATGAGAAACGCCTGAGCCTGGACATGAGAAATAATTTTATCACTTACGGCATTATTTTTGTCATTGGCTCAATCCCAACTTATTTCTTCGGAATGTGGTGCTTCATTCTTACCATCATTATTTGGCTCATTTACTTTTTCAAAAATGTTCACCTAGATGATAAAAAAGCTTTCGACAAATATAAAAAATAA
- a CDS encoding sensor histidine kinase: MIILIAISTSFTLFTVASNQFLTYRLMDSMKKELDLIKENLMIYNTDYFHSGSVIRDHIMQLVQSNLIIIQDNTLAFTNSQDLYDELQVHKGDISYLNKHYLTVSGETNIGYTKFDIILLSEKGMISELNQLNLSILFITSLVSMLIAAFFGVYVQNNISRPIHLLKNKVRGFQESMEAPEVTIYTGDEIQELDEDIVRMATSIVNNDRKRKAFFENTSHELKTPLMNIRGYAEGLKDGIFSIDEAAEVIAQESESLRTLVESILYLSKLEDATHDRYQLQLVDLNQFLDGFYHKMAGLVADKNLEFQLNLDKSVQVKMDDDKMIRALSNIITNAVRYAKTVISIETIVENNVVEIRLFNDGPQIAEADLPYLFDRFYKGDKGQSGLGLAIVQSIMTTHHGTVEALNVEGGVCMSVKLPYVASSSKRRLNEMKKG; the protein is encoded by the coding sequence GTGATTATTTTAATCGCGATCTCCACGTCATTTACACTATTTACAGTGGCCTCTAATCAATTTTTAACTTATCGTTTAATGGATAGTATGAAAAAAGAGCTAGATTTAATTAAGGAAAACTTGATGATTTATAATACGGATTATTTTCACTCAGGATCTGTCATTAGAGATCATATTATGCAATTAGTTCAATCTAACTTGATTATTATCCAGGATAATACACTAGCTTTTACAAATAGTCAGGATCTTTATGATGAATTACAGGTTCATAAAGGGGATATTTCTTATCTAAATAAACATTATTTAACTGTTTCAGGTGAAACGAATATTGGATATACGAAGTTTGATATTATCTTATTGAGTGAAAAAGGGATGATTAGTGAATTAAATCAACTAAATTTAAGTATCCTATTTATTACTTCACTGGTCAGTATGTTAATTGCTGCGTTTTTTGGCGTCTATGTTCAAAATAATATTTCAAGACCAATTCATTTACTGAAAAATAAGGTTCGAGGTTTCCAAGAAAGTATGGAGGCGCCTGAGGTAACGATTTATACAGGTGATGAGATCCAAGAATTAGATGAAGATATTGTTCGTATGGCGACATCGATTGTTAATAATGATCGTAAGCGCAAGGCGTTCTTCGAAAATACGTCTCATGAATTAAAGACCCCCTTAATGAATATTCGCGGTTATGCGGAAGGATTAAAGGATGGTATTTTTTCAATCGATGAGGCTGCTGAAGTCATTGCTCAGGAGAGTGAGTCCCTTCGAACGTTAGTTGAGTCTATTTTATATTTATCTAAACTTGAAGATGCGACGCACGATCGTTATCAACTTCAGTTGGTTGATTTAAATCAATTTTTAGATGGCTTCTATCATAAGATGGCGGGTTTAGTAGCAGATAAGAATCTTGAATTTCAGTTGAATTTGGATAAATCAGTTCAAGTTAAAATGGATGATGATAAGATGATTCGTGCGTTATCGAATATTATTACGAATGCAGTTCGTTATGCGAAGACAGTGATTTCGATTGAGACGATTGTTGAGAATAATGTTGTGGAGATTCGTTTATTTAATGATGGACCACAAATTGCTGAGGCGGATTTACCTTATCTTTTTGATCGTTTTTATAAAGGGGATAAAGGTCAGTCAGGTCTTGGTTTAGCGATTGTTCAAAGTATTATGACAACACATCATGGTACGGTTGAGGCGCTAAATGTTGAGGGTGGTGTATGTATGAGTGTTAAGTTACCTTATGTGGCATCTTCTAGTAAACGTCGATTAAATGAGATGAAAAAAGGTTAA
- the purB gene encoding adenylosuccinate lyase, whose amino-acid sequence MIERYSRPEMAAIWTEQNKFEAYLKVEILACEAWAHLGHIPMEDVEKLWKNASFDLNRIYEIERETRHDVVAFTRAVSETCGDEKKWVHYGLTSTDVVDTANGYLLKQANDILRADIQRFIDVLGEKAKKYKHTVQMGRTHGVHAEITTFGLKLALWYEEMKRNQARFEEAARAVECGKISGAVGTHANIPFFVQDYTCEKLGIESAKISTQTLQRDRHAAYMAAIALVGASIEKMGVEVRHLQRTEVREAEEFFRKGQKGSSAMPHKRNPIGSENMAGCARVLRGYMVTAYDNIALWHERDISHSSAERIIMPDATILLDYMLNRFTNLIDNLTVYEENMLENINKTHGVIFSQRVMLKLIEKGFVREQAYDLVQPKAMQAWENRQSFRQLLEADETVMSHLTMEDLDDCFDHTYHLKAVDGIFERLGLN is encoded by the coding sequence ATGATTGAGCGTTATTCGCGCCCTGAGATGGCAGCTATTTGGACAGAACAAAATAAGTTTGAAGCATACTTAAAAGTTGAGATTTTAGCTTGTGAAGCTTGGGCTCATTTAGGACACATTCCAATGGAAGATGTTGAAAAGTTATGGAAAAATGCTTCATTTGATCTGAATCGTATTTATGAAATTGAGCGAGAAACTCGCCATGATGTTGTAGCTTTTACACGTGCGGTAAGTGAAACTTGCGGTGATGAGAAGAAGTGGGTACATTATGGATTAACGTCAACGGATGTTGTAGATACAGCAAATGGATATTTATTAAAACAAGCGAATGATATTTTACGTGCTGATATTCAACGTTTTATTGATGTTTTAGGTGAGAAAGCTAAAAAATATAAACATACAGTGCAAATGGGTCGTACACACGGGGTTCATGCTGAAATCACGACGTTTGGATTAAAGTTAGCGTTATGGTATGAAGAGATGAAACGTAATCAAGCTCGTTTCGAGGAAGCTGCTCGTGCGGTTGAGTGTGGAAAAATTTCTGGTGCCGTTGGAACGCACGCGAATATTCCATTCTTCGTTCAAGATTACACTTGTGAGAAGTTAGGAATTGAATCTGCTAAGATTTCAACTCAAACGTTACAACGTGACCGTCATGCCGCTTATATGGCAGCTATCGCGTTAGTTGGAGCATCTATCGAGAAAATGGGTGTTGAAGTTCGTCACTTACAACGTACTGAGGTTCGTGAGGCAGAGGAGTTCTTCCGTAAAGGACAAAAAGGTTCTTCAGCTATGCCACATAAACGTAACCCAATCGGTTCTGAGAACATGGCAGGGTGCGCACGTGTGTTACGTGGATATATGGTGACGGCATATGACAATATTGCTTTATGGCATGAACGTGATATTTCACATTCATCTGCAGAGCGTATTATTATGCCAGATGCAACAATTTTATTAGATTATATGTTAAATCGTTTTACTAACCTTATCGATAATTTAACTGTTTATGAAGAAAACATGTTAGAAAATATCAACAAAACTCATGGTGTTATTTTCTCTCAACGTGTGATGTTAAAATTAATCGAAAAAGGATTTGTTCGTGAGCAAGCTTACGATTTAGTTCAACCTAAGGCAATGCAAGCTTGGGAAAACCGTCAATCATTCCGTCAATTATTAGAAGCAGATGAAACAGTCATGAGCCATTTAACAATGGAAGATTTAGATGATTGCTTCGATCATACATATCACTTAAAAGCAGTAGACGGAATCTTCGAGCGCCTTGGATTAAACTAA
- a CDS encoding response regulator transcription factor, translating to MKHIFVIDDDANIRQLILRYLEKEGYKVTTFENADSVLEAFNVMQPDALVLDIMMPGTMDGLDLCKKIRTVSQVPIIFVSAKDEAVDRIIGLELGADDYLSKPFSPRELLVRLKIIFRRIEPVMATEQETTLYQINDVKIDDSKRVCTVNGAEMSLTNNEYMLLSYLVKNKNISFTRENLIQNIWGYDYVGESRMIDDLVKRLRKKLKAMNAQVEITTVWGYGYRIDDNL from the coding sequence ATGAAACATATTTTCGTAATTGATGATGATGCAAATATTAGACAATTAATTTTAAGATATTTAGAAAAGGAAGGATATAAGGTTACAACATTTGAAAATGCAGATTCAGTGTTAGAGGCATTTAATGTGATGCAACCAGATGCCCTTGTTTTAGATATTATGATGCCAGGTACAATGGATGGGCTTGATTTATGTAAAAAGATTCGTACGGTCAGTCAAGTTCCAATTATTTTCGTATCAGCGAAAGATGAAGCGGTGGATCGTATTATTGGTTTAGAGCTTGGAGCGGATGATTATTTATCAAAACCATTTAGTCCTCGCGAGTTGTTAGTACGTTTGAAAATTATTTTCCGCCGTATTGAACCCGTCATGGCAACTGAACAAGAGACAACTCTTTATCAAATTAACGATGTAAAAATTGATGATTCAAAACGTGTCTGCACAGTGAATGGTGCTGAGATGTCATTAACAAATAATGAGTATATGTTATTATCTTATTTAGTAAAGAACAAAAATATTTCATTTACTCGCGAAAATTTAATTCAAAATATTTGGGGTTATGATTATGTCGGAGAATCACGAATGATTGATGATTTAGTGAAACGTCTTCGTAAAAAATTAAAAGCGATGAATGCACAGGTTGAGATTACAACGGTTTGGGGTTATGGATACCGAATCGATGATAATTTATAA
- the folD gene encoding bifunctional methylenetetrahydrofolate dehydrogenase/methenyltetrahydrofolate cyclohydrolase FolD, which produces MTTLIDGKKVSSQIRDKISQETAEFIEKTGIQPHLVVIIVGNNPASMTYVRNKKKSCEEVGFKSTVIELPVETTESELLTKIKELNEDPSVHGILVQLPLPKHISEEKVIATISVKKDVDGFHPYQVGALASGLDCLKPCTPSGVIELLKAYNIEMTGRHAVIVGRSHIVGKPLIQLLLDENATVTVCHSRTQELAQFTKSADLLIVAIGRPNFITADMVKDGAVVIDVGINRLETGKLVGDVAFDEVEPKVSYITPVPGGVGPMTITMLLRNTLEAAKRLK; this is translated from the coding sequence ATGACAACATTGATTGATGGGAAAAAAGTTTCCTCTCAAATTAGAGATAAAATTTCCCAGGAAACGGCAGAATTCATTGAGAAAACAGGGATTCAACCTCATTTAGTTGTGATTATTGTAGGTAATAATCCTGCATCAATGACTTATGTTAGAAATAAGAAAAAATCTTGTGAAGAGGTTGGATTTAAGTCAACGGTGATTGAATTACCTGTTGAAACAACTGAGTCGGAGTTATTGACAAAAATTAAGGAATTAAATGAAGATCCATCTGTTCATGGGATTTTAGTTCAGTTACCACTCCCTAAACATATTAGTGAGGAAAAGGTCATTGCAACGATTTCAGTGAAAAAAGATGTTGATGGATTCCATCCGTATCAGGTAGGAGCTTTAGCTTCGGGTCTAGATTGCTTAAAGCCATGTACACCATCTGGTGTGATTGAATTATTAAAAGCTTATAATATTGAGATGACAGGACGTCATGCGGTTATTGTTGGGCGTAGTCATATTGTTGGGAAACCTCTTATTCAATTACTTTTAGATGAAAATGCAACGGTCACGGTTTGTCATTCTCGCACACAAGAGTTAGCTCAATTTACGAAATCAGCTGATCTTCTCATTGTGGCTATTGGACGTCCGAACTTTATCACAGCGGATATGGTCAAAGATGGAGCAGTTGTCATTGATGTTGGAATTAATCGATTAGAAACTGGAAAACTTGTGGGTGATGTAGCTTTTGATGAAGTAGAACCAAAAGTTAGTTATATTACGCCTGTTCCAGGTGGAGTTGGACCAATGACAATTACAATGTTACTTCGTAATACATTAGAGGCTGCTAAACGTTTAAAATAA
- the rbr gene encoding rubrerythrin, translated as MNNLKGSKTEANLMHAFAGESMARNKYTYYAAKAQEEGYEQISNIFLETARNEMEHAKLWFKLLHEGEIADTMTNLKDAAAGENDEWTDMYATFAQQAREEGFNRIAALFEMVGKIEKHHEERYIQLLKNIEEGQVFEREEEVAWVCQECGHIHFGKKAPKVCPVCSYDQAHFEIRSENY; from the coding sequence ATGAATAACTTAAAAGGCTCTAAAACTGAAGCAAATTTAATGCATGCATTCGCTGGTGAATCAATGGCACGTAACAAATATACTTATTATGCTGCAAAAGCTCAAGAAGAAGGATATGAACAAATCTCAAACATCTTCTTAGAAACAGCTCGTAACGAAATGGAACATGCAAAATTATGGTTCAAATTATTACATGAAGGTGAAATCGCAGATACAATGACAAATTTAAAAGATGCTGCAGCTGGAGAGAACGATGAGTGGACTGACATGTATGCAACATTCGCACAACAAGCTCGCGAAGAAGGGTTCAATCGTATTGCAGCCTTATTCGAAATGGTTGGAAAAATCGAAAAACACCACGAAGAGCGTTATATACAATTATTAAAAAATATTGAAGAAGGTCAAGTATTTGAACGTGAAGAAGAAGTTGCTTGGGTATGCCAAGAATGTGGACACATTCATTTCGGGAAAAAGGCGCCGAAAGTATGTCCAGTTTGCTCATACGATCAAGCACACTTCGAAATCCGTTCAGAAAACTACTAA
- the glyA gene encoding serine hydroxymethyltransferase: MKDTAIFEALQLELKRQRENVELIASENYVSEEVMAVQGSILTNKYAEGYPNKRYYGGCEFVDTIEDIARNRAKQLFGAKFANVQPHSGSQANMGAYRAVLEPGAKVLGMNLSHGGHLTHGHPLNFSGKDYEFYEYGVSDETETIDYEVVRQIALEVKPALIVAGASAYPRAIDFKKFREIADEVGAYLMVDMAHIAGLVAAGLHQNPMDYAHIVTTTTHKTLRGPRGGMVLTNDEEIATKLDKVVFPGIQGGPLMHVIGAKAVAFGEALTPDFVEYQKQVIKNAKVLAEELAKHGLRIVSGGTDNHLMLVDVKSTFGLTGKVAEAVLDRVAITCNKNTIPFDTEKPFVTSGIRLGTPAVTTRGFKEAEMIELAGYIAEALKYHEDEEKLAQIRQSVLGLTGRFPLYENR, encoded by the coding sequence ATGAAAGATACGGCTATTTTTGAGGCGCTACAATTAGAGTTAAAGCGTCAACGTGAAAATGTGGAATTAATTGCGTCTGAGAATTATGTATCAGAAGAAGTTATGGCGGTTCAAGGATCTATTTTAACAAATAAATATGCAGAAGGGTATCCAAATAAACGTTATTATGGTGGATGTGAATTTGTAGATACGATTGAAGATATTGCACGTAATCGTGCCAAACAATTATTTGGAGCAAAATTTGCGAATGTTCAACCTCATTCGGGTTCTCAAGCCAATATGGGAGCTTATCGTGCAGTGTTAGAGCCAGGAGCAAAAGTATTAGGAATGAATTTAAGTCACGGGGGACATTTAACTCATGGTCATCCGTTAAACTTCTCAGGAAAAGATTATGAGTTTTATGAATATGGAGTAAGTGATGAAACTGAAACGATTGATTATGAAGTTGTTCGTCAAATTGCTCTTGAAGTTAAGCCAGCTTTAATTGTAGCAGGGGCATCTGCTTATCCACGTGCTATTGATTTCAAAAAATTCCGTGAAATTGCAGATGAAGTAGGGGCTTATTTAATGGTAGATATGGCGCATATTGCGGGATTAGTCGCAGCGGGATTACATCAAAATCCAATGGATTATGCTCATATTGTGACAACAACGACTCATAAAACATTACGTGGGCCACGTGGTGGAATGGTTTTAACGAATGATGAAGAAATTGCGACAAAATTAGATAAAGTTGTATTCCCTGGTATTCAAGGCGGGCCTTTAATGCATGTTATTGGCGCAAAAGCTGTTGCGTTTGGAGAAGCTTTAACCCCTGATTTTGTAGAGTATCAAAAACAAGTGATTAAAAATGCGAAAGTGTTAGCTGAAGAATTAGCGAAGCATGGTTTACGTATTGTGTCAGGTGGAACAGATAATCATTTGATGCTTGTTGATGTGAAATCGACATTTGGCTTAACTGGAAAAGTCGCTGAAGCTGTCTTAGATCGAGTGGCGATTACGTGTAATAAAAATACGATTCCATTTGATACAGAAAAACCATTCGTTACGAGTGGAATTCGTTTAGGAACGCCTGCCGTCACAACTCGTGGATTTAAAGAAGCAGAAATGATTGAGTTAGCAGGTTATATTGCTGAAGCGTTAAAATATCATGAGGATGAAGAAAAATTAGCTCAAATTCGTCAATCAGTCTTAGGATTAACTGGACGTTTCCCTTTATATGAAAATCGATAA
- a CDS encoding TIGR03905 family TSCPD domain-containing protein, whose amino-acid sequence METYKTTGVCAKEIQFEVEDNKIKSVNFIGGCPGNLIGISHLVKGMEVEEAINKLKGIPCRTKETSCPDQLAQALENYLQQK is encoded by the coding sequence ATGGAAACATACAAAACAACAGGCGTCTGTGCCAAAGAAATTCAATTTGAAGTTGAAGATAACAAAATCAAAAGTGTTAACTTTATCGGGGGATGTCCAGGAAATTTAATTGGAATCTCACACCTTGTAAAAGGAATGGAAGTGGAGGAAGCAATTAATAAGCTAAAAGGCATTCCATGCCGTACAAAAGAGACATCATGTCCAGATCAACTTGCACAAGCCTTAGAAAACTATTTACAACAAAAATAA
- a CDS encoding IS110 family transposase, which yields MKLFVGIDVSSEKLDVCFLDSSDTTLKEVTLPNNINGASSIKEDVLQFHQSFNYEKIVIGMESTSIYSFHPATFLSEDLELKSLGLVEVVIQNPKSIHRYKGLFEEDKNDRMDAFRIADFLRIERFNKTVLKEERYVALQRLTRSRYQMVHQLTECKQHFLENLYYKCNTLSKELDTSVFGATMLDLLSDALTLDEMAEMELEDLANLLQEKGRGRFSDPQKLAKTIKKAIRDSYRLGKVVQESVDMVLATYARLIQTLKKQIKDLEKSIVALFEIVTEAQCLKSIPGIGIVYAAGIVAEIGQIERFENEAQLAKYCGLYWKKNQSGNFESERTPLTRTGNQYLRYYMVEAANSIRRHEDTYRLYYQKKYDEVPKFKHKRALVLTARKLVRLVDTLLRNHQLYTPERSVSLKS from the coding sequence ATGAAATTATTTGTCGGTATTGATGTTAGCTCTGAAAAACTTGATGTTTGTTTTCTTGATAGTTCAGACACGACGTTAAAAGAAGTTACCCTTCCTAATAACATTAACGGTGCCTCTTCTATCAAAGAAGATGTTCTCCAGTTTCACCAATCATTTAACTATGAAAAAATCGTGATTGGAATGGAGTCTACTTCGATTTACAGTTTTCATCCTGCAACTTTTTTATCTGAAGATCTTGAACTAAAATCCTTAGGTCTCGTTGAAGTCGTTATCCAAAACCCTAAGTCCATTCATCGTTATAAAGGGCTTTTTGAAGAAGATAAAAACGATCGAATGGATGCCTTTCGTATTGCCGACTTCTTACGTATTGAACGATTTAATAAGACAGTTTTAAAAGAGGAACGCTATGTCGCTCTTCAACGTCTGACTCGTTCGAGATATCAAATGGTTCATCAACTCACCGAATGTAAACAGCACTTTCTTGAGAACCTTTACTACAAGTGTAATACCCTCTCTAAAGAGCTCGATACCTCTGTTTTTGGTGCGACCATGCTCGATCTTCTTTCTGATGCACTAACCCTCGATGAAATGGCCGAAATGGAGTTAGAAGATTTAGCTAACCTTCTACAAGAAAAAGGTCGAGGTCGTTTTAGTGATCCACAGAAATTAGCTAAAACCATTAAAAAAGCTATTCGTGATTCTTATCGATTGGGTAAAGTCGTTCAAGAATCAGTAGACATGGTTTTAGCGACTTATGCACGATTAATCCAAACGTTGAAAAAACAGATTAAAGATTTAGAAAAAAGCATTGTGGCGCTCTTTGAAATTGTAACAGAAGCCCAATGTTTAAAAAGTATTCCAGGTATCGGTATTGTTTATGCCGCCGGTATTGTCGCTGAAATCGGTCAAATTGAACGTTTTGAAAATGAAGCCCAATTAGCCAAATATTGCGGTCTCTACTGGAAAAAAAATCAGTCTGGAAACTTTGAATCGGAACGTACACCACTGACACGAACAGGCAACCAATATCTTCGGTATTATATGGTTGAAGCTGCCAACTCTATCAGACGACACGAAGATACTTACCGCTTGTATTACCAGAAAAAATACGATGAAGTTCCGAAATTTAAACACAAACGAGCCCTCGTCCTAACCGCTAGAAAATTAGTGCGTTTGGTGGATACGCTGTTACGTAACCACCAACTCTACACGCCGGAAAGGAGCGTATCACTCAAAAGCTAA